In Brachypodium distachyon strain Bd21 chromosome 2, Brachypodium_distachyon_v3.0, whole genome shotgun sequence, one genomic interval encodes:
- the LOC100822123 gene encoding profilin-2, with the protein MSWQTYVDEHLMCDIEGHHLVSAAILGHDGTVWAQSADFPSFKPEEMTNIMKDFDEPGTLAPTGLFLASAKYMVIQGEPGAVIRGKKGSGGITLKKTGQALVVGIYDEPMTPGQCNMVVERLGDYLVEQGM; encoded by the exons ATGTCGTGGCAGACTTACGTCGACGAGCACCTGATGTGCGACATCGAGGGTCACCACCTCGTCAGTGCCGCCATCCTCGGCCACGACGGCACCGTCTGGGCCCAGAGCGCCGACTTCCCGTCG TTCAAGCCAGAGGAAATGACCAACATCATGAAGGATTTCGACGAGCCGGGGACCCTTGCCCCCACCGGGCTGTTTCTCGCGTCAGCCAAGTACATGGTCATCCAAGGTGAACCCGGCGCTGTCATCCGCGGCAAGAAG GGATCGGGGggcatcaccttgaagaagaCCGGGCAGGCGCTGGTGGTCGGCATCTACGACGAGCCAATGACACCCGGGCAGTGCAACATGGTGGTCGAGAGGCTCGGCGACTACCTCGTAGAGCAAGGCATGTAG